Proteins encoded by one window of Chryseobacterium sp. POL2:
- the atpG gene encoding ATP synthase F1 subunit gamma, producing the protein MANLKEIRGRISSISSTMQITSAMKMVSAAKLKKAQDAIVMLRPYSEKLQEIIENVSSSSDSENVSEYAIQREVKNVLYIVVTSNRGLAGAFNSSVIKELNHQLAANSSQNIEIVTVGKKVYDAVRRNKTVFENHSNLFDNLSFENVAKMTQKIMDEYKLEKFDKVYLIYNKFINAATQEVVTEQVLPIAMPEKTEEINADYVFEPGRDAILKTLIPKSIKTQVYKGILDSVASEHGARMTAMHKATDNAQELKNDLVIFYNKARQAAITNEILEIVSGAEALKNS; encoded by the coding sequence ATGGCAAACTTAAAAGAAATTAGAGGTAGGATTTCATCTATATCATCTACGATGCAGATTACAAGTGCTATGAAAATGGTTTCCGCGGCGAAACTAAAGAAAGCACAAGACGCTATCGTTATGCTAAGACCTTACTCTGAAAAGCTTCAAGAAATTATTGAAAACGTTAGCTCTAGTTCTGACTCCGAAAACGTGTCAGAATACGCAATACAACGTGAGGTAAAGAATGTTCTTTACATTGTTGTAACTTCTAACAGAGGTCTTGCAGGCGCTTTCAACTCTTCAGTTATCAAAGAGCTGAATCATCAACTTGCTGCTAATTCTTCTCAAAATATCGAGATTGTTACGGTTGGTAAAAAAGTATATGATGCGGTAAGAAGAAACAAAACTGTGTTCGAAAATCACAGTAACTTATTTGATAATCTTTCTTTTGAGAATGTTGCTAAAATGACTCAAAAAATTATGGATGAGTATAAGTTGGAGAAATTTGACAAAGTCTATTTAATCTATAACAAATTCATAAATGCAGCAACTCAAGAGGTTGTAACAGAACAAGTCCTTCCGATTGCGATGCCAGAAAAAACTGAAGAAATCAATGCTGATTATGTTTTTGAACCTGGTAGAGATGCGATTTTAAAAACTCTTATTCCAAAATCAATCAAAACACAAGTTTACAAAGGTATTTTGGATTCTGTAGCTTCTGAGCATGGTGCGCGTATGACGGCGATGCACAAAGCAACAGATAACGCACAAGAGCTTAAAAATGACTTGGTTATTTTCTACAATAAAGCCCGTCAGGCTGCCATTACAAACGAAATTCTTGAGATCGTTTCTGGAGCAGAGGCGCTTAAAAATAGTTAA
- a CDS encoding hemolysin family protein, which produces MDPDSLVKLLIALLLVLLNGFFVAAEFSIVKVRYSQIQLKAAEGNKMAKQAEHIIKHLDEYLSATQLGITLASLALGWVGESALHHIIEDLFHYFNFAISQTTITTISVVCSFMLITIMHIVFGELVPKSIAIRKSEPTTFFIATPLRLFYNIFKPFIWLMNSLSNNFLRLININPVSDQDIHSTEELQLLVKQSADNGEIQEENYEIIKNAFDFTDHNAKQIMIPRQNIVSVDIEDDREEIINQLMDSGYSRIPVYEGSIDNIIGIFYTKEIIREYIRSKGELSHDDLKRLMREAYFVVGSKKISDLLKIFQQKKQHLAVVIDEFGGTEGIITLEDILEELVGEIQDEEDEEEKIVDEVAQNVYWVQATQPLEEINEFLPKDFQLSDESEYNTLAGFILKELEDIPEENQEFDCNDYHIKILKMQNKSVEVVELVYTPHEPDFDVEA; this is translated from the coding sequence ATGGACCCCGATAGTTTAGTCAAACTTCTTATAGCACTTCTGTTAGTGCTTCTCAATGGTTTCTTCGTAGCCGCAGAATTCTCAATCGTTAAAGTACGTTACTCACAAATCCAGCTAAAAGCTGCTGAAGGTAACAAAATGGCAAAGCAAGCCGAACACATCATCAAACATCTTGATGAATATCTTTCTGCAACACAGTTAGGAATTACGCTAGCTTCCCTAGCTCTAGGTTGGGTAGGAGAGAGCGCGTTGCATCATATTATCGAAGATCTGTTTCATTATTTTAATTTTGCAATTTCTCAGACGACGATTACCACAATTTCGGTGGTTTGTAGTTTTATGTTAATTACGATAATGCACATAGTTTTTGGAGAATTGGTTCCAAAGTCGATTGCGATTCGTAAGTCAGAGCCGACAACATTTTTTATCGCAACGCCGCTTCGTTTGTTTTATAATATTTTCAAACCATTTATTTGGTTAATGAATTCATTGTCAAATAATTTCTTACGATTGATAAACATTAATCCTGTTTCTGATCAAGATATTCACTCTACCGAGGAATTACAATTGTTGGTAAAGCAAAGTGCTGATAATGGAGAAATTCAGGAAGAGAATTATGAAATCATAAAAAATGCTTTTGATTTTACCGATCACAATGCAAAACAAATTATGATTCCGAGGCAGAACATCGTTTCTGTTGACATAGAAGATGATCGCGAAGAAATTATCAATCAATTGATGGATAGTGGCTATTCGCGTATTCCGGTTTATGAAGGATCTATCGATAATATTATTGGTATTTTCTATACCAAAGAAATTATTAGAGAATATATCAGAAGTAAAGGCGAGTTGTCACATGATGATCTTAAACGCTTGATGCGTGAAGCTTATTTTGTAGTTGGCAGTAAAAAGATTTCTGATCTTTTGAAAATTTTCCAACAGAAAAAACAACATTTAGCCGTTGTTATTGATGAGTTTGGCGGTACGGAAGGTATTATCACATTAGAAGATATTCTGGAAGAATTGGTGGGCGAAATCCAAGACGAAGAGGACGAAGAAGAAAAAATTGTTGACGAAGTGGCTCAAAATGTCTATTGGGTACAGGCAACGCAACCTTTGGAAGAGATTAATGAGTTTTTACCAAAAGATTTCCAATTGTCCGACGAGTCAGAGTATAATACGTTGGCAGGTTTTATCCTTAAAGAATTAGAAGATATTCCAGAAGAAAACCAAGAATTTGATTGTAATGATTATCACATCAAAATTCTGAAAATGCAAAACAAAAGTGTGGAAGTCGTGGAATTGGTGTACACACCGCACGAACCCGATTTTGATGTGGAAGCTTAA
- a CDS encoding ATP-dependent Clp protease adaptor ClpS — protein MKIFNHDSFDKPQRQHEEDVLVLEKEDEVYKLVLYNDDVNTFDFVIECLIEICKHSFEQAEQCTVLVHYKGKCTVKTGDLDLLKPMNQMLSERGLTCEIV, from the coding sequence ATGAAAATTTTTAATCACGATTCTTTTGACAAACCGCAACGTCAGCACGAAGAAGATGTTTTGGTCCTAGAAAAAGAAGACGAAGTTTACAAACTCGTTTTGTACAACGACGATGTTAACACGTTCGATTTTGTCATCGAATGTCTAATAGAGATTTGTAAACATAGCTTCGAACAAGCAGAACAATGCACCGTACTTGTTCATTATAAAGGCAAATGTACGGTGAAAACAGGCGATTTGGATTTGTTAAAACCAATGAACCAAATGCTATCCGAACGTGGCCTAACTTGCGAAATCGTTTAA
- a CDS encoding DUF4230 domain-containing protein, whose amino-acid sequence MKNINAILSFVVGILLTIFCLLAWKGCHKEEAAVINKDYYLLTNQITKMNKMIVMEQDFSSFQTHKSKAFSFAGYDVLPKEMVLYTTAKAQVTYDLKKMKVDIDTINKKLVIDELPQAEIKVFPDVKIHFMDDYAINRFSQADINGIMESAKKNMEKNIDYAKLQNEGKKQLIDNLNEIFVLAKALNYKIEDRTNTINLQNL is encoded by the coding sequence ATGAAAAATATTAATGCAATATTATCTTTTGTGGTTGGAATTCTTCTGACCATTTTTTGTCTATTAGCGTGGAAAGGTTGCCACAAAGAAGAAGCTGCCGTCATCAACAAAGATTATTATCTACTGACCAACCAAATCACCAAAATGAACAAAATGATCGTTATGGAGCAAGATTTTTCAAGCTTTCAAACGCACAAAAGCAAAGCTTTCTCCTTTGCTGGCTACGATGTCCTACCAAAGGAAATGGTGCTTTACACCACGGCAAAAGCACAAGTTACTTATGATCTGAAAAAGATGAAAGTGGATATTGATACCATTAATAAAAAACTGGTTATCGATGAGCTTCCTCAAGCTGAGATCAAAGTTTTTCCTGATGTTAAAATCCATTTTATGGACGACTACGCGATCAACAGATTCAGTCAAGCTGATATCAACGGCATTATGGAATCGGCAAAGAAAAATATGGAAAAAAATATCGATTATGCTAAATTACAAAACGAAGGAAAAAAGCAGCTTATCGATAATCTTAATGAAATTTTTGTCCTTGCAAAAGCTCTGAATTATAAAATTGAAGACCGAACCAATACGATTAATCTTCAGAATTTATAA
- a CDS encoding TlpA family protein disulfide reductase, translating to MKQKLTRILTIGILTMSLQSCFAQKVVVNREVDTQTDGKMLLGEQTLDQFKKEPFSDWYTKEYNNYKIHEESLKQLKKEKISGYSFVVFLGTWCEDSHREFPRFMKIMNEAGVNQNKIQIIAVNRKKEAPNGEEGLFNIQRVPTFIVKKYGQEVGRIIEYPESGFLEKDLINVLKNKDQTKIQPEVNEKY from the coding sequence ATGAAACAAAAATTAACGCGAATTTTAACAATCGGAATACTGACTATGAGTTTACAAAGTTGTTTTGCACAAAAAGTGGTGGTGAACCGCGAAGTAGATACACAGACCGATGGCAAAATGTTGTTGGGAGAACAGACTTTGGATCAATTTAAAAAAGAACCATTTTCGGATTGGTACACCAAAGAATATAACAACTACAAAATCCACGAAGAAAGTTTGAAACAACTAAAAAAAGAAAAGATTTCAGGTTATTCTTTCGTTGTTTTTTTAGGAACTTGGTGCGAAGATAGCCATCGTGAATTTCCTCGTTTTATGAAAATAATGAATGAAGCGGGCGTTAACCAAAACAAAATTCAAATTATCGCTGTTAACAGAAAAAAAGAAGCACCCAACGGTGAAGAAGGACTTTTTAACATCCAAAGAGTTCCGACTTTTATTGTAAAAAAATATGGACAAGAGGTTGGCAGAATTATTGAATATCCAGAATCTGGATTCTTAGAAAAAGATCTAATTAATGTTCTTAAAAACAAAGATCAAACTAAAATACAGCCTGAGGTTAATGAAAAATATTAA
- a CDS encoding nucleoside triphosphate pyrophosphohydrolase family protein, producing the protein MDKIDSLNQVGEFHKTFKAPILDTPQIPSKERCDLRVSLLQEELNELKQAIADNDLVEIADALCDLQYVLSGAVLEFGMGEKFVELFNEVQRSNMSKACANEEEAQETVKNYQDKNVDVFYEKSGEKYNVYRKEDNKVLKSINYSPADLKSILS; encoded by the coding sequence ATGGACAAAATAGACAGCCTTAACCAAGTTGGCGAATTTCATAAAACCTTCAAAGCCCCAATTCTTGACACCCCACAAATCCCTTCCAAAGAACGTTGCGACCTAAGAGTTAGTCTTTTACAAGAAGAGCTTAACGAATTAAAACAAGCCATTGCTGATAATGATTTGGTGGAAATTGCCGATGCTCTTTGCGATTTACAATACGTTCTTTCTGGTGCGGTTTTAGAGTTTGGTATGGGTGAGAAATTTGTGGAACTTTTCAACGAAGTACAACGTTCTAATATGTCCAAAGCTTGCGCGAATGAAGAAGAAGCACAAGAAACTGTAAAAAATTACCAAGATAAAAACGTTGATGTTTTTTATGAAAAATCTGGTGAAAAATATAATGTTTACAGAAAAGAGGATAACAAAGTTCTCAAAAGTATCAACTATTCTCCAGCAGACCTTAAATCTATTCTTTCTTAA
- a CDS encoding acyl-CoA dehydrogenase family protein, whose product MDNLKMVAETARDFAEKNIRPNIMEWDESQTFPVELFHQLGEMGFMGIVIPEQYGGSGLGYHEYVAILDEISQVDPSIGLSVAAHNSLCTNHIYEFGNEEQRMKWLPQLASGKVIGAWGLTEHNTGSDSGGMSTTAVKDGDEWIISGAKNFITHAISGDIAVVMTRTGEKGAKNNSTAFVLEKGMPGFTSGKKENKLGMRASETAELIFDNVRVPDSHRLGEVGEGFKQAMKILDGGRISIAALSLGTARGAYKAALKYAKERHQFGNPISSFQAINFMLADMATEIDAAELLIQRASTLKMAKQPMTKEGAMAKLYASEACVRISNNAVQIFGGYGYTKDFPAEKFYRDSKLCTIGEGTSEIQRLVIGRAITK is encoded by the coding sequence ATGGACAACTTAAAAATGGTCGCTGAGACCGCAAGAGATTTCGCAGAAAAAAATATCCGCCCGAATATTATGGAATGGGACGAAAGTCAAACATTTCCTGTAGAACTTTTCCACCAATTGGGAGAAATGGGTTTTATGGGCATTGTAATTCCTGAGCAATATGGAGGTTCTGGCCTTGGCTACCACGAATATGTCGCGATATTGGATGAGATTTCTCAAGTTGACCCATCTATTGGACTATCTGTTGCTGCACACAATTCACTTTGTACCAACCACATCTACGAATTCGGGAACGAAGAACAACGTATGAAATGGCTTCCACAACTAGCTTCTGGTAAAGTAATCGGAGCTTGGGGACTTACTGAACACAACACAGGATCAGACTCTGGAGGCATGTCAACAACAGCTGTTAAAGATGGTGACGAGTGGATCATTAGCGGGGCAAAAAACTTTATTACACACGCTATTTCTGGCGATATCGCAGTGGTAATGACAAGAACAGGAGAAAAAGGTGCCAAAAATAATTCAACAGCTTTTGTTTTAGAAAAAGGAATGCCTGGTTTTACGTCTGGTAAAAAAGAAAATAAATTAGGAATGAGAGCTTCAGAAACGGCGGAACTCATTTTCGATAACGTAAGAGTTCCTGATTCTCACAGATTAGGCGAAGTTGGAGAAGGTTTCAAACAAGCTATGAAAATTTTGGATGGCGGTAGAATTTCTATTGCTGCACTTAGTTTAGGCACTGCAAGAGGCGCTTACAAAGCGGCTTTGAAATATGCTAAAGAAAGACATCAGTTCGGGAATCCGATTTCAAGTTTCCAGGCGATTAACTTCATGCTAGCGGACATGGCAACAGAAATCGATGCTGCAGAATTATTAATTCAAAGAGCATCAACTCTTAAAATGGCAAAACAGCCAATGACCAAAGAAGGTGCGATGGCAAAACTTTATGCTTCCGAAGCTTGTGTAAGAATTTCTAACAACGCGGTACAAATCTTTGGTGGTTATGGTTATACCAAAGATTTCCCAGCGGAAAAATTCTATAGAGATTCAAAACTTTGTACAATCGGCGAAGGAACTTCAGAAATCCAGAGATTGGTCATCGGAAGAGCTATCACAAAATAA